From Microcystis aeruginosa NIES-2549, a single genomic window includes:
- a CDS encoding NUDIX hydrolase: MIFVALAILEQDGRFLMQLRDDIPTILYPGVWGLFGGHLEAGESPEIGLKRELKEEINYEAPSLRYFRSYNDDNLSRYLYHVPLTLGLEKLVQTEGQDLALLPPAAIRQGEYYSEKINQTRSLGKIHRQILLDFLEVEL, encoded by the coding sequence ATGATATTTGTTGCTTTGGCGATTTTGGAACAGGACGGTCGATTTTTAATGCAGTTGCGCGACGACATCCCGACGATTCTCTATCCGGGGGTGTGGGGTTTATTTGGTGGTCACTTAGAAGCGGGTGAAAGTCCAGAAATAGGGTTAAAACGAGAGTTAAAAGAAGAAATTAACTACGAAGCTCCTAGTTTACGCTATTTTCGCTCTTATAACGATGATAATCTCTCCCGTTATCTTTATCATGTACCCCTGACCTTGGGATTAGAAAAATTAGTGCAAACAGAAGGACAAGATTTAGCTTTATTACCTCCGGCTGCCATCCGTCAAGGGGAATACTACTCCGAGAAGATTAATCAGACTCGTTCTTTAGGAAAAATTCATCGCCAGATATTACTCGATTTTCTAGAAGTAGAATTATAG
- the ppsA gene encoding phosphoenolpyruvate synthase produces the protein MMLLQDVARTSREQALILWFEEVDSKDVGLVGGKNSSLGEMIQQLTPKGINVPTGFATTAYAYRHFVEKAGLDAQLRQIFQDLDENDVQNLQEKGKQARTLILNTPFPDDLSHAIAIAYRRLCERYGDDLYHFIDVAVRSSATAEDLPEASFAGQQETYLNVQGVRGVLEACHKCFASLFTDRAISYRHHNGFDHFAVALSVGVQKMVRSDLATSGVMFSIDTETGFKNAALITAAYGLGENVVQGAVNPDEYLVFKPTLKNGYKPILDKRLGSKAIKMIYDDGGSRLTKNIRVNKLEQDQFCISDQEILTLARWTAQIEEHYSQVRGTYTPMDIEWAKDGITGELFIVQARPETVQSQKAANILKSYEIKQRSQVLAVGRSVGAAIGQGKARVILSVDKINNFKPGEVLVTNRTDPDWEPIMKQASAIVTNQGGRTCHAAIIAREMGIPAIVGCNNATETIKTGQEVTVCCAEGDEGKVYLGLLPFEILETPLDNLPQTRTKILMNIGNPEKAFAFADIPAQGVGLARLEFIIANHIQAHPSALLKFHELEEGDVKDQIAELTKHYEDKPQFFVDKLARGIAMIAAAFYPKDVIVRMSDFKSNEYANLLGGKPFEPKEENPMIGWRGASRYTDPNYREAFALECRALKMVREEMGLTNVIPMIPFCRTPEEGMRVLEEMAKNGLERGVNGLQVYVMCELPSNVILADQFAQVFDGFSIGSNDLTQLTLGLDRDSALVAHLFDERNEGVKRMVKMAIETAKAHNRKIGICGQAPSDYPEFAQFLVELGIDSISLNPDSVLKTLLMVAAVEQGQ, from the coding sequence ATGATGCTATTACAAGATGTTGCGAGAACCTCTAGAGAACAAGCATTAATTCTGTGGTTTGAAGAAGTAGACAGCAAAGATGTGGGATTAGTCGGTGGGAAAAACTCCTCATTAGGCGAAATGATCCAACAATTAACCCCGAAAGGGATTAATGTCCCCACAGGATTCGCCACCACCGCTTACGCTTACCGTCACTTTGTCGAAAAAGCCGGACTAGACGCACAATTAAGACAAATTTTCCAAGATTTAGACGAAAACGATGTGCAGAACCTGCAAGAAAAAGGTAAACAAGCACGCACATTAATCTTAAATACACCGTTCCCCGATGATTTAAGTCATGCGATCGCTATTGCCTATCGCCGACTCTGTGAACGTTATGGCGATGATCTCTATCATTTCATCGATGTGGCCGTTCGATCGAGCGCCACTGCCGAAGACTTACCAGAAGCGAGTTTTGCCGGACAACAGGAAACCTATCTCAACGTGCAAGGGGTGAGGGGAGTTTTAGAAGCTTGCCATAAATGTTTTGCCTCTTTATTCACCGATCGCGCTATTTCCTACCGTCATCATAACGGTTTCGATCACTTTGCCGTCGCCCTTTCCGTCGGTGTCCAAAAAATGGTGCGTTCAGATCTAGCCACCTCCGGGGTGATGTTCTCCATCGATACGGAAACAGGGTTCAAAAATGCCGCTTTAATCACGGCAGCCTACGGTTTAGGGGAAAATGTCGTGCAAGGCGCTGTTAACCCCGACGAATATCTGGTTTTTAAACCCACTCTTAAAAACGGTTACAAACCCATCCTCGACAAACGCCTCGGCAGTAAAGCCATCAAGATGATCTACGATGACGGAGGATCGCGTCTAACCAAGAATATCCGAGTTAACAAGCTAGAACAGGATCAATTCTGCATTAGTGACCAAGAAATCCTTACTTTAGCCCGTTGGACAGCCCAAATCGAGGAACATTACTCGCAAGTGCGCGGAACTTACACCCCCATGGACATCGAATGGGCAAAAGATGGGATCACGGGAGAACTCTTTATCGTTCAGGCCCGTCCAGAAACCGTACAATCGCAAAAAGCCGCTAATATCCTTAAATCCTACGAGATTAAGCAAAGAAGTCAAGTTTTAGCGGTGGGACGGAGTGTAGGTGCGGCAATCGGTCAAGGAAAAGCCAGAGTCATCCTCAGTGTAGATAAAATCAACAACTTTAAACCGGGAGAAGTTCTCGTCACCAATCGCACGGATCCCGACTGGGAACCGATTATGAAACAAGCAAGCGCGATCGTTACTAATCAGGGTGGTCGTACTTGCCATGCCGCTATTATCGCACGAGAAATGGGCATTCCGGCGATCGTGGGTTGCAATAATGCCACGGAAACGATTAAAACCGGTCAGGAAGTCACCGTTTGCTGTGCGGAGGGGGATGAAGGGAAAGTTTACCTCGGATTGCTACCCTTTGAAATTCTCGAAACTCCTCTGGACAATTTGCCCCAAACTCGGACAAAAATCCTCATGAATATCGGTAATCCCGAAAAAGCCTTCGCTTTTGCCGATATTCCTGCCCAAGGGGTCGGTTTAGCCCGTCTAGAATTCATTATCGCTAACCATATTCAGGCCCACCCCAGCGCCTTGCTGAAATTCCACGAATTGGAAGAAGGAGACGTAAAAGACCAAATCGCCGAATTAACCAAACACTACGAGGATAAACCCCAATTTTTCGTCGATAAATTGGCCCGGGGAATTGCCATGATTGCAGCCGCATTTTACCCCAAAGATGTAATTGTGCGGATGTCTGATTTTAAATCCAATGAATACGCTAATTTATTGGGGGGCAAACCCTTTGAACCCAAGGAAGAAAACCCGATGATCGGTTGGCGCGGCGCTTCCCGTTATACTGATCCTAATTATCGCGAGGCTTTCGCTTTGGAATGTCGGGCGCTGAAAATGGTCCGGGAAGAAATGGGATTAACTAATGTGATTCCGATGATTCCTTTCTGTCGTACCCCCGAAGAAGGGATGAGAGTCCTCGAAGAAATGGCGAAAAATGGTCTCGAACGCGGGGTTAATGGTTTGCAAGTTTATGTGATGTGTGAGTTACCAAGTAATGTAATTCTTGCCGACCAATTTGCTCAGGTGTTTGACGGATTTTCGATCGGTTCTAATGATTTGACCCAATTAACCTTAGGATTAGATCGGGATTCTGCCCTAGTTGCCCATCTTTTTGATGAACGGAATGAGGGAGTTAAACGCATGGTGAAAATGGCCATTGAAACCGCTAAAGCCCATAATCGCAAAATCGGTATCTGTGGTCAAGCTCCCAGTGATTACCCCGAATTTGCTCAATTTTTAGTGGAATTAGGCATCGATTCCATCAGTCTTAATCCTGATTCTGTCCTCAAGACTTTATTGATGGTGGCAGCAGTGGAGCAAGGACAATAG
- a CDS encoding M16 family metallopeptidase, which yields MKKRLQWLGLILITLIGVLAFRSPAIAQTPRHFTDLTFPPLPEVTVPQYERYQLDNGMVVYLVEDRSLPLVSGTAMIRTGGRLEPGEKVGLADITGTVLRSGGTDKHSSNVLNQLLEQRAALVETSIDLNAGTASFNALSEDLEAVFNLFAEVLRSPAFESQRVELAKVQEKGAIARRNDDPSDIASREFKKLVYGDNSPYARTVEYSTLANIDRQDLIDFYRTYVRPDQIILGIVGDFDSQSMKALINKTFSDWKNPATTPKIVTPSATQKNLQGVFVVNQPQLTQSSVLLGHLGGRLDSPDYPALTVLNEILSGFGGRLFNEVRSRQGLAYSVYGIWNSRYDYPGLFIAGGQTRTDATVPFIKAILGEIERLRNQPVTAKELEDAKNAILNSFVFKFEKPAQNLSRLMTYEYYGYPQDFIFRYQQAVKGVTIADIQRVAQQYLQPNQIVTLVVGNEQEIQPPLSSLGTTVKTVDVTITQL from the coding sequence ATGAAAAAACGCTTACAATGGCTAGGTTTAATCCTGATCACCCTGATAGGTGTCCTAGCTTTTCGTTCCCCGGCAATTGCCCAAACCCCGCGACATTTTACCGATTTAACTTTTCCTCCCCTTCCTGAAGTTACAGTTCCCCAATACGAGCGCTATCAACTAGATAATGGTATGGTGGTTTATTTAGTGGAGGATCGGAGCTTGCCTTTAGTGAGTGGTACGGCGATGATTCGGACGGGAGGAAGATTAGAACCGGGGGAAAAAGTCGGATTAGCCGATATTACTGGAACCGTGCTGCGTAGTGGTGGCACAGACAAACATTCTTCTAATGTCTTAAATCAATTATTAGAACAAAGAGCAGCCCTCGTAGAAACCTCGATCGATCTTAATGCTGGAACTGCTAGTTTTAACGCTCTTAGTGAAGATTTAGAAGCAGTTTTTAATCTCTTTGCCGAGGTTTTGCGTTCCCCAGCTTTTGAAAGTCAGAGGGTAGAATTAGCCAAAGTTCAGGAAAAAGGGGCGATTGCCCGACGTAATGATGATCCCAGTGATATTGCTAGTCGGGAGTTTAAAAAGCTAGTCTATGGTGATAATAGCCCCTACGCTCGTACTGTAGAATATAGCACTTTAGCTAATATTGACCGTCAGGATTTAATTGATTTTTATCGTACCTATGTCCGTCCCGACCAAATAATTTTAGGAATTGTCGGTGATTTTGATTCTCAGTCGATGAAAGCATTAATCAATAAGACTTTTAGCGATTGGAAAAATCCCGCCACTACCCCTAAAATTGTCACCCCTTCGGCAACCCAAAAAAATCTTCAAGGTGTCTTTGTTGTCAATCAACCCCAATTAACCCAGAGTAGCGTTTTATTAGGTCATCTTGGGGGTCGTTTGGATAGTCCAGACTATCCCGCTTTAACGGTATTAAATGAGATTTTAAGCGGTTTTGGTGGTCGTTTATTTAATGAAGTGCGTTCCCGTCAAGGATTAGCTTATTCTGTCTATGGTATCTGGAATAGTCGTTATGATTATCCCGGTTTATTTATTGCCGGAGGTCAAACTCGCACGGATGCTACCGTACCTTTTATTAAGGCAATTTTAGGCGAAATCGAGCGCCTTCGCAATCAACCCGTTACCGCAAAAGAATTAGAAGATGCTAAAAATGCTATTCTCAATTCTTTTGTTTTTAAGTTTGAGAAACCCGCTCAAAATTTATCGCGATTGATGACCTATGAATACTATGGTTATCCCCAAGATTTTATCTTCCGTTATCAACAAGCGGTAAAAGGGGTGACAATTGCCGATATTCAACGAGTGGCCCAACAATATCTACAACCGAATCAAATTGTGACTCTTGTGGTGGGAAATGAACAGGAAATTCAACCTCCTTTATCCAGTTTGGGAACTACGGTTAAAACTGTTGATGTCACCATTACACAACTATAA
- a CDS encoding DUF4330 domain-containing protein: MQLLDSKGRLFGKFSLLDIGAALVILLTIIGIFVVPGTSGKSTIAQVTKEPIEVDVIVRGLSVLNPNALINQFNTEKKTNIVIRNQPAGQVDIKNVKPLSRNVLVPQPDGSVKVLPDPRTENYSQDMIMTLSGQAEVTDTGAVVGGQKVKIGTLIELEGDNYNFNTSVIDVRLSKRS, translated from the coding sequence ATGCAGTTATTAGACTCAAAAGGACGTTTATTCGGTAAATTTAGCTTGCTTGATATCGGAGCGGCCTTAGTAATTTTATTGACAATTATCGGTATTTTTGTTGTGCCGGGGACGAGTGGTAAAAGTACGATCGCTCAAGTCACCAAAGAACCCATAGAAGTGGATGTTATTGTCCGGGGTTTAAGTGTTCTTAATCCCAATGCTTTGATTAATCAATTCAATACCGAGAAGAAAACTAATATTGTTATTCGTAATCAACCGGCTGGTCAAGTGGATATAAAAAATGTTAAACCTTTATCGAGAAATGTCTTAGTTCCGCAGCCAGATGGTAGTGTGAAAGTCCTACCCGATCCCCGCACGGAAAACTATTCTCAAGATATGATCATGACTCTCAGTGGTCAAGCGGAAGTTACCGATACCGGTGCGGTTGTTGGCGGTCAAAAGGTGAAAATTGGCACTTTAATCGAGTTAGAAGGAGATAATTATAATTTCAACACCAGTGTTATCGATGTCCGTTTATCAAAAAGGTCTTAA
- a CDS encoding nucleic acid-binding protein, giving the protein MSIQTRVGRIGSLLLLLGLFGCSTLADLGIAVPYIGDPPLTAIEQLQEKPKGALVYLRGTVSNYAPFLAGGAYLLQDKSGKIWIRTNSNKLPRQGEEIVIKGKIDFEVIPQGSQTVNELYVVELEQMDAVAVHSVPTPSPSPEIKPSPTSEVKPPENNSPPVSTKPLENPRQVTIPSAAETKPPETPVVTPVKPNPPAQPVAEAIPPKPPAVVKPIPDPLDAFFLPHKQSEKNSNQ; this is encoded by the coding sequence ATGTCTATCCAGACTCGTGTAGGGCGCATCGGCAGTTTATTATTATTGCTAGGGTTATTCGGTTGTAGTACCCTTGCTGACCTCGGTATTGCCGTTCCCTACATCGGTGATCCTCCCCTAACAGCGATCGAGCAATTACAGGAAAAACCAAAAGGCGCTTTAGTTTATCTTAGGGGAACTGTGAGCAATTATGCCCCTTTTTTAGCGGGAGGGGCCTATCTTTTGCAGGATAAGTCTGGTAAGATTTGGATTCGCACCAATAGCAATAAATTACCCCGTCAAGGCGAAGAAATCGTCATTAAGGGCAAAATTGACTTTGAAGTTATTCCCCAGGGTTCCCAAACCGTTAACGAATTGTATGTAGTGGAATTAGAACAGATGGATGCAGTAGCAGTTCATTCGGTTCCCACTCCTTCCCCGTCCCCAGAAATTAAACCTTCCCCCACCTCAGAAGTTAAACCCCCAGAAAACAATTCTCCCCCAGTCTCCACTAAACCCCTCGAAAATCCCCGACAGGTGACAATTCCCAGCGCAGCTGAAACAAAACCCCCAGAAACTCCCGTCGTTACCCCTGTTAAACCCAATCCCCCCGCGCAACCCGTCGCAGAAGCGATTCCCCCCAAACCCCCCGCAGTGGTTAAACCCATCCCAGATCCCCTTGATGCTTTCTTTTTACCCCATAAACAAAGCGAGAAAAACAGTAATCAGTAA
- the folD gene encoding bifunctional methylenetetrahydrofolate dehydrogenase/methenyltetrahydrofolate cyclohydrolase FolD, whose product MSVTTCQILDGKALAQKIQLGLGERIQTLKSSMGRPPGLAVLMVGDNPASAVYVRNKEKACTKIGMASFGRHFPTNTSEPEILAEIVRLNQDERVDGILIQLPLPKHLDAVSLLYQIDPKKDADGLHPLNLGGLVRGEDCIRSCTPAGVMALLKEYNIPIAGKHAVVLGRSILVGKPLALMLLEENATVTIAHSRTENLAEITRSADILVPAVGKANLITKDMVKPGAVVVDVGINRVADRLVGDVDYAGVLEVASYLTPVPGGVGPMTVAMLLKNTLLSYERKL is encoded by the coding sequence ATGTCCGTAACTACTTGCCAAATTCTCGACGGGAAAGCCTTAGCTCAAAAAATCCAACTTGGTCTAGGAGAGCGCATCCAGACGCTAAAATCTTCAATGGGAAGACCTCCGGGGTTAGCGGTGTTGATGGTGGGGGATAATCCTGCTAGTGCCGTTTATGTACGCAATAAGGAGAAAGCTTGTACTAAAATCGGCATGGCCTCTTTTGGTCGTCATTTTCCAACCAATACAAGTGAACCAGAAATTTTGGCGGAAATTGTCCGTCTCAATCAAGATGAGCGGGTGGACGGGATTTTAATTCAATTACCCTTACCCAAGCATTTAGATGCGGTTTCCCTTCTCTACCAAATTGACCCGAAAAAAGATGCTGATGGCTTACATCCTCTCAATTTAGGCGGTTTAGTGCGGGGTGAGGACTGTATCCGCAGTTGTACTCCTGCGGGGGTCATGGCACTGCTGAAAGAATATAATATTCCCATAGCCGGTAAGCACGCGGTGGTACTGGGTCGCAGTATTCTAGTGGGGAAACCTTTAGCTTTAATGTTATTGGAGGAAAACGCTACGGTAACTATTGCTCACTCGCGCACAGAAAATCTGGCAGAAATAACCAGAAGTGCCGATATTTTAGTACCTGCGGTCGGTAAAGCCAATTTAATCACTAAAGATATGGTAAAACCTGGTGCGGTGGTGGTAGATGTGGGGATTAATCGTGTCGCTGACCGTTTGGTGGGAGATGTGGACTATGCTGGGGTTTTAGAAGTAGCTAGTTATCTTACTCCTGTCCCCGGGGGTGTCGGTCCGATGACGGTGGCAATGTTATTAAAAAATACCTTGTTAAGTTACGAACGCAAGTTATAA
- the ctpB gene encoding carboxyl-terminal processing protease CtpB, whose amino-acid sequence MNQSRPSFVSVQKLLSGGAIATLAVSSLMVLTPAAKGEKPLEDNPKAVIDQVWQIVNNEFVDRSFHQIDWQKKRQELLSRNYTNPQQAYTAIREALKELGDTYTRFLTPSEFSVLTSQTSGELSGIGIRLALDKRTSDLIVVDTVKKSPAKEAGVKSGDRLIRINGKPTALMTLEQAMEALQGEVGTSVSLQLARPDQGVFEVTLTRVDIEIPSVSYTLKQEGGVKVGYIKLDEFSSHAAEQMKEAIEELSQQQISGYVLDLRGNPGGLLFASVDIARMWMKQGKIVSTIDRRGGDRQFSANNTAITDLPLVVLVNKGSASASEILAGALKENGRATLVGTSTYGKSTVQSVHTLSDGSGLAVTIARYYPPNGENIYKKGIKPDVQIELTREQQLRFRDDPSLLGTKDDPQYQQAISLLQSHNVKRPSTGNLNNPLSSRAE is encoded by the coding sequence ATGAACCAGTCGCGTCCCTCGTTCGTTTCCGTGCAGAAACTCCTATCTGGAGGTGCGATCGCTACCCTAGCAGTTAGTTCCCTGATGGTCCTCACCCCCGCAGCCAAAGGGGAAAAACCCTTAGAAGATAACCCGAAAGCAGTCATCGACCAGGTTTGGCAAATTGTTAATAATGAATTTGTAGATCGTAGTTTTCATCAAATTGATTGGCAAAAAAAACGTCAAGAATTGTTAAGCAGAAATTATACTAATCCCCAACAAGCTTACACGGCAATCCGGGAAGCGTTAAAGGAGTTGGGTGATACTTATACCCGTTTTTTAACTCCTAGTGAATTTTCTGTCCTCACCAGTCAAACTTCTGGAGAATTATCGGGAATCGGCATACGTTTAGCCCTCGATAAACGCACTAGCGATCTGATCGTTGTCGATACGGTGAAAAAATCCCCCGCCAAGGAAGCGGGAGTGAAAAGCGGCGATCGCCTGATCAGAATTAACGGCAAACCCACCGCTTTAATGACCTTAGAACAGGCAATGGAAGCTCTACAGGGAGAAGTGGGTACTAGCGTTAGTTTACAGCTTGCCCGTCCCGATCAAGGGGTATTTGAAGTGACTTTGACCCGGGTAGATATCGAAATTCCCTCGGTTAGCTATACCCTGAAACAGGAAGGTGGGGTGAAAGTTGGTTATATCAAACTGGATGAATTTAGTTCCCACGCAGCCGAACAAATGAAAGAGGCGATCGAGGAATTAAGTCAACAACAAATATCCGGCTATGTTCTCGATCTGCGAGGCAACCCCGGGGGTTTACTATTTGCTAGTGTCGATATCGCTCGTATGTGGATGAAACAGGGCAAAATCGTTAGCACCATCGATCGACGGGGCGGAGATCGTCAATTTAGTGCCAATAACACCGCTATTACCGATTTACCCCTAGTAGTCTTGGTCAATAAAGGTTCCGCCAGCGCCAGCGAAATCCTCGCCGGGGCGCTAAAAGAAAATGGCCGGGCGACTTTAGTCGGTACATCGACTTATGGCAAGAGTACCGTCCAATCGGTACACACCCTCTCCGATGGTTCTGGTTTAGCGGTGACAATTGCCCGTTATTATCCCCCCAACGGCGAAAATATCTACAAAAAAGGCATTAAACCCGATGTGCAGATCGAGTTAACCCGGGAACAACAGCTGCGCTTCCGCGATGATCCTTCTTTGCTGGGAACTAAGGATGATCCCCAGTACCAACAGGCGATCTCACTCCTACAATCCCATAATGTTAAACGTCCCAGCACCGGCAATCTCAATAATCCTTTGAGTAGTCGGGCTGAATAA
- the recR gene encoding recombination mediator RecR — MYTPPLARLIEQLQKLPGVGPKSAQRLALYILKRPEQDAIELAQAIVAAKKQVGLCQVCFHLSAEPICEICRNPNRETGTICVVADSRDVIALEKTREYSGKYHVLGGVISPMDGIGPDQLNIQSLVTRVSQKKIQEVILAISPSVEGETTTLYIGGLLKPFTKVTRIAFGLPMGGDLEYADEVTLARALEGRREL, encoded by the coding sequence ATTTATACACCGCCTTTAGCTCGTTTGATCGAGCAGTTACAAAAATTACCAGGAGTCGGACCCAAAAGCGCCCAACGTCTGGCCCTCTATATTCTCAAACGACCGGAACAAGATGCGATCGAATTGGCCCAGGCGATCGTAGCAGCGAAAAAACAAGTAGGATTATGTCAGGTTTGTTTTCATCTTTCGGCCGAACCGATTTGTGAAATTTGCCGCAATCCCAACCGAGAAACGGGGACTATCTGTGTGGTAGCTGACTCCAGAGATGTGATTGCTTTGGAGAAAACTAGGGAATATTCGGGCAAATATCACGTTTTAGGGGGTGTTATCTCACCTATGGATGGGATTGGACCGGATCAATTAAATATACAGTCTTTAGTCACCAGAGTCAGCCAGAAAAAAATTCAGGAAGTTATCTTAGCTATCAGTCCCAGTGTCGAGGGGGAAACCACGACTTTGTATATCGGGGGTTTACTGAAACCCTTCACTAAAGTTACCCGCATCGCTTTTGGGTTGCCGATGGGCGGCGATCTGGAATACGCTGATGAAGTAACTTTAGCGAGAGCTTTAGAAGGTCGTCGGGAATTATAG
- a CDS encoding four helix bundle protein: protein MESKVYDKAYKFALRIVKGYKYLCETKQEYILSKQLLRSGTSIGANIAEANGAISQSDFRAKMSIAYKECLETKYWLSLLKDTNYIEERAFQSINDDAEEIGKMLWAILKTCQENTKNR from the coding sequence ATGGAGAGTAAAGTTTATGACAAAGCTTATAAATTTGCCCTTAGGATTGTTAAAGGCTATAAATATTTGTGTGAGACTAAACAAGAATATATTTTGTCAAAACAGCTATTAAGGAGTGGCACTTCAATCGGGGCTAACATTGCCGAGGCTAATGGAGCTATTTCTCAATCTGATTTTCGAGCTAAAATGTCAATAGCTTATAAGGAATGTCTAGAAACAAAGTATTGGCTGTCTCTATTGAAAGACACGAATTACATAGAGGAAAGAGCCTTTCAAAGTATCAATGATGACGCAGAGGAAATTGGTAAAATGCTTTGGGCTATTCTAAAAACCTGCCAAGAAAATACCAAAAACCGATAA
- the glnA gene encoding type I glutamate--ammonia ligase: MPETPQEVLKMIQDNNIKIIDLKFIDMPGIWQHCSFYYDQIDESSFSDGVAFDGSSIRGWKAINESDMAMVPDPTTAWIDPFYKEPTLSMICSIKEPRTGEWYSRDPRSIAQKAIDYLSTTGLGDTVFFGPEAEFFLFDSARFDQTANSGYYYMDSVEGRWNSGKDEKDGNLAYKPAYKQGYFPVSPTDTSQDIRTEMLLTMADCGVPIEKHHHEVATGGQNELGIKFSTLVRAADYLMTYKYCIKNVAKKYGKTVTFMPKPIFGDNGSGMHVHQSIWKDGQPLFAGDKYAGLSQMALYYIGGLLRHAPALLALTNPTTNSYKRLVPGFEAPVNLAYSQGNRSASIRIPLSGSNPKAKRLEFRCPDATSNPYLAFAAMLCAGIDGIKNQIDPGEPLDVDIYELSPEELSKIPSTPGSLEAALESLEKDHAFLTDSGVFTEDFIQNWITYKLDNEVNPMRLRPHPYEFSLYYDV, encoded by the coding sequence ATGCCCGAAACGCCACAAGAAGTCTTGAAAATGATTCAGGACAACAATATTAAGATTATTGACCTGAAATTTATTGATATGCCTGGTATCTGGCAACATTGCTCGTTCTACTACGATCAAATCGATGAAAGCTCTTTCAGCGATGGTGTTGCCTTCGATGGTTCCAGTATTCGCGGTTGGAAAGCAATTAACGAGTCTGATATGGCCATGGTTCCCGATCCCACCACTGCTTGGATCGATCCCTTCTACAAGGAACCCACCCTAAGCATGATCTGTAGCATCAAAGAACCGAGAACCGGTGAATGGTATAGCCGCGATCCTCGCTCTATTGCTCAGAAAGCGATCGATTATCTTAGCACTACCGGTTTAGGTGATACCGTATTTTTTGGACCGGAAGCAGAATTTTTCCTCTTTGATAGCGCTCGTTTCGATCAAACCGCCAACTCCGGCTATTACTACATGGATAGTGTCGAAGGTCGTTGGAATAGCGGTAAAGACGAAAAAGACGGAAATCTTGCCTATAAACCCGCCTACAAACAGGGTTATTTTCCCGTTAGTCCCACCGATACCTCTCAAGACATTCGCACGGAAATGCTCTTAACCATGGCCGACTGCGGAGTTCCCATTGAAAAACATCACCATGAAGTCGCTACCGGTGGTCAAAACGAGTTAGGGATTAAATTCTCTACCCTAGTACGGGCCGCCGACTACTTGATGACCTATAAATACTGCATCAAGAACGTGGCTAAGAAATACGGTAAAACCGTCACCTTTATGCCTAAACCCATCTTTGGTGATAACGGTTCTGGGATGCACGTTCACCAGTCTATCTGGAAAGATGGTCAACCCCTGTTCGCTGGGGATAAATACGCCGGACTTAGCCAAATGGCACTGTACTACATCGGTGGTTTGCTTAGACACGCTCCCGCGCTCTTAGCTTTAACTAACCCCACCACCAACTCTTACAAGCGTCTCGTCCCCGGTTTTGAGGCCCCTGTAAACCTAGCCTACTCCCAAGGTAATCGCTCCGCTTCGATTCGGATTCCTTTATCGGGAAGCAACCCGAAAGCCAAACGTTTAGAATTCCGTTGTCCTGATGCGACTTCTAACCCCTACCTCGCTTTTGCCGCCATGCTCTGTGCCGGTATCGATGGGATTAAAAATCAAATCGACCCCGGGGAACCCCTTGATGTGGATATCTACGAACTAAGTCCCGAAGAATTGTCAAAAATACCCTCTACCCCCGGTTCTCTAGAAGCAGCTCTAGAAAGTCTCGAAAAAGATCACGCTTTCTTGACCGATTCTGGTGTTTTTACCGAAGACTTTATCCAAAACTGGATCACCTACAAACTCGATAACGAAGTTAACCCGATGCGCTTACGTCCTCACCCCTACGAGTTCTCTCTCTACTACGATGTCTAA